The following proteins are co-located in the Larus michahellis chromosome 9, bLarMic1.1, whole genome shotgun sequence genome:
- the ARR3 gene encoding arrestin-C, whose protein sequence is MADGAKVFKKTSPNGKLSIYLGKRDFVDHVESVDSVDGVCLIDPEYLKDRKVYVTLTCAFRYGRDDLDVIGLTFRKDLYVLTTQIFPPVPDQAPKTLTPLQDKLMKKLGENAYPFTFEIATNLPCSVTLQPGPDDVGKACGVDFEVKGFCAENLEEKIHKRNSVRLIIRKIQFAPVKTGPAPKSETTRQFMMSDKPLHLEASLDKEIYYHGEPINVTVNVNNTTNKIVKKIKISVDQITDVVLYSLDKYTKTVCNEEINENVAANSTFSKTYSVTPTLSANREKRGLALDGKLKHEDTNLASTTILRPGMDKEVLGILVSYKVKVNLVVSRGGILGDLTSSDVGVELPVILMHPKPVDTRRTLSSRNSLVINSRGRKTMKMRRRRLTKRKANLLPARTDSHRSHAPHFGT, encoded by the exons ATGGCAGATGGAGCAAA GGTGTTCAAGAAGACCAGCCCCAATGGCAAG CTATCCATCTACCTGGGGAAGAGAGACTTTGTGGATCACGTGGAGTCGGTGGACTCTGTAG ATGGCGTCTGCCTGATCGACCCAGAGTACCTAAAGGACAGAAAAG TGTATGTGACACTGACTTGCGCCTTTCGCTACGGCCGAGATGACCTCGACGTTATCGGCTTGACCTTCAGGAAGGACCTCTATGTCCTGACCACCCAGATCTTTCCGCCGGTACCAGACCAGGCACCCAAAACCCTCACTCCTTTGCAGGACAAGCTGATGAAGAAGCTCGGGGAGAATGCCTACCCCTTCACCTTCGAG ATTGCCACCAACCTGCCCTGCTCAGTCACCCTGCAGCCAGGACCAGACGATGTGGGAAAG GCCTGTGGCGTGGACTTCGAGGTCAAAGGATTTTGTGCTGAAAATCTGGAGGAGAAAATTCACAAGAG GAACTCGGTGCGCCTCATCATCCGCAAGATCCAGTTTGCACCCGTGAAGACAGGGCCAGCCCCAAAGTCGGAGACCACCCGGCAGTTCATGATGTCCGACAAGCCCCTGCACCTCGAAGCCTCCCTGGATAAGGAG ATCTACTACCATGGAGAGCCCATCAACGTGACTGTCAATGTCAACAACACCACTAACAAGattgtgaaaaaaattaagatttccg TTGATCAGATCACAGACGTGGTCCTCTATTCGCTGGATAAATACACGAAGACTGTGTGCAATGAGGAGATAAA TGAGAACGTGGCGGCCAACTCCACCTTCTCCAAAACGTACTCCGTCACCCCCACACTCTCAGCCAACCGTGAGAAGCGAGGCCTCGCTCTTGATGGCAAACTCAAGCATGAGGACACCAACCTGGCCTCCACCACCAT CCTGAGACCCGGCATGGACAAGGAGGTACTGGGCATCCTGGTGTCCTACAAAGTGAAGGTCAACCTCGTGGTGTCCCGAGGAGG CATCCTGGGGGATCTCACTTCCAG CGATGTTGGTGTCGAGCTGCCTGTCATCCTGATGCACCCGAAGCCTGTGGACA CGAGGAGGACATTGTCATCGAGGAATTCGCTCGTCATAAACTCAAGGGGGAGAAAGACGATGAAGATGAGAAGGAGGAGGCTGACAAAGAGGAAAGCTAACCTGCTGCCTGCTCGCACGGACAGCCACCGGTCCCACGCGCCCCACTTTGGGACGTAG